In Helicobacter bilis, a genomic segment contains:
- the ligA gene encoding NAD-dependent DNA ligase LigA, which yields MQEIKSYEEYLESIKTLNLYAKHYYELDDPIASDFEYDMLYKAVKLYEENNIDKIAKDSPTQRIGDKILKDFSKNKHKKRMWSLEDIFNPSDLDEWLTKLSNAIARVQKTTLSPTLFDTETQIDSINNLAFCISPKYDGMSLNLLYENGILQSATTRGDGEIGEVVTQNAKTLHSLPHTIPFKGSIEIRGEVVLSKENFARLNKEQERNNKALFANPRNAAAGSMRQLDSNLTRERNLSFVAWGIGSVDMKELERYAKRSNLGFYDMLMLLPEFGFSSFRYLERVNAESIEREYQKILNDRDNYPFMLDGFVIVLDDLALQDKLGFTQKAPRFACAYKFPATEVVINIESITPQVGRTGIITPVANFKPTPLDGAFISRATLHNYKEIDQKDIRIRDYCLLVRSGDVIPKITKVLHERRKGDEIKIEKPTHCPICSHELSYEDIYIYCTNPNCDAIIKAKLIHFASKKCMDIDGLGSSIIELLVDNGVIKECKDIYSLKEEDFLKFEGFKEKKAQNLINAIKDSIENREFWRFIHALGILHIGEVASKKLANYGYEIFDYDIEKLQGIEGFGKDMAQSFYDFCIHNKDFINEMQGILKPQLQTQTTQINTDSIFYQKTCVITGTFALSRDSIKAKLESLGAKVSSSISTKTDFLIAGEKAGSKLTKAQELGIKIIESSELMQILEM from the coding sequence ATGCAAGAGATTAAAAGCTATGAAGAATATTTAGAATCTATTAAAACGCTAAACCTTTATGCAAAGCATTATTACGAGTTAGATGACCCTATTGCTAGTGATTTTGAATATGATATGCTATATAAGGCAGTGAAACTTTATGAAGAAAATAATATTGATAAAATCGCAAAAGATTCCCCAACGCAAAGAATAGGCGATAAGATTCTAAAAGATTTTAGTAAAAATAAGCATAAAAAGCGTATGTGGAGTTTAGAAGATATTTTTAACCCAAGCGATTTAGATGAGTGGCTTACAAAGCTATCAAATGCGATAGCTAGAGTCCAAAAGACTACATTAAGTCCAACGCTTTTTGATACAGAAACACAAATAGATTCTATAAACAATCTAGCCTTTTGTATCTCACCAAAATATGATGGCATGAGTCTGAATCTCTTATATGAAAATGGAATCTTGCAAAGTGCAACTACAAGGGGCGATGGCGAGATAGGCGAAGTCGTTACGCAAAATGCAAAGACCCTGCATTCTCTCCCGCATACAATCCCCTTTAAAGGCAGCATAGAGATAAGGGGCGAAGTCGTGCTATCTAAAGAGAATTTTGCGAGACTAAACAAAGAGCAAGAAAGGAATAATAAAGCCCTTTTTGCAAATCCACGCAATGCTGCCGCAGGGAGTATGCGACAGCTAGATTCTAATCTCACAAGAGAGAGAAATCTAAGCTTTGTAGCATGGGGTATAGGCAGTGTTGATATGAAAGAGCTAGAAAGATATGCGAAAAGATCTAATTTGGGCTTTTATGATATGCTTATGCTATTACCAGAGTTTGGCTTTAGCTCCTTTAGATATTTAGAAAGAGTGAATGCAGAATCTATTGAGCGTGAGTATCAAAAGATTCTAAATGATAGGGATAACTATCCTTTTATGCTTGATGGCTTTGTGATTGTGCTAGATGATTTAGCCTTGCAGGATAAGCTAGGCTTTACACAGAAAGCCCCAAGGTTTGCTTGTGCGTATAAATTCCCCGCAACAGAAGTTGTGATAAATATAGAATCTATTACACCACAAGTTGGCAGGACTGGTATCATTACACCCGTTGCAAACTTTAAGCCCACACCGCTAGATGGTGCATTTATTAGTCGAGCGACACTGCATAACTACAAAGAGATAGACCAAAAAGACATACGCATACGCGATTATTGTCTGCTTGTTAGAAGTGGCGATGTGATTCCAAAGATTACAAAAGTATTGCATGAGAGAAGAAAGGGTGATGAAATAAAGATAGAAAAGCCCACGCATTGTCCTATATGCAGTCATGAGTTAAGCTATGAAGATATTTATATCTATTGCACAAATCCAAATTGCGATGCGATAATCAAGGCAAAACTCATACATTTTGCCTCAAAAAAATGTATGGATATTGATGGGCTAGGCAGTAGCATTATAGAGCTTTTAGTCGATAATGGCGTGATTAAAGAGTGTAAAGATATTTATAGCTTAAAGGAAGAAGATTTTTTAAAGTTTGAAGGATTCAAAGAGAAAAAGGCACAAAATCTTATTAATGCGATTAAAGATAGCATAGAAAATAGGGAATTTTGGCGATTTATCCACGCACTTGGGATCTTACATATAGGCGAAGTAGCGAGTAAAAAACTAGCAAATTATGGTTATGAAATCTTTGATTATGATATAGAAAAATTACAAGGGATTGAGGGCTTTGGCAAGGATATGGCACAAAGCTTTTATGACTTTTGTATCCATAATAAAGATTTTATCAACGAAATGCAAGGGATATTAAAGCCACAATTACAAACACAAACTACACAGATAAACACAGATTCTATTTTCTATCAAAAAACTTGCGTTATCACTGGCACTTTTGCTTTAAGCAGAGATTCTATAAAAGCAAAGCTAGAATCACTTGGGGCAAAAGTCTCAAGCAGTATTAGCACTAAAACAGACTTTCTAATCGCAGGTGAAAAAGCTGGATCAAAACTCACCAAAGCACAAGAGCTAGGCATTAAGATTATAGAATCTAGCGAACTCATGCAGATTTTGGAAATGTAG
- a CDS encoding D-glycero-alpha-D-manno-heptose-1,7-bisphosphate 7-phosphatase — MAKSKAVFFDRDGVINMDLSYVYKKEDFRFYDDFFPCVTRFKKQGYKLVVVTNQSGIERGYYTIKDFLSLSAYMQDYMQEQMGFCFDRIYFCPLLHDTIRRKPANGMIIQAMNDLDLDLSKSCLVGDRLTDIMAAKNAGITKRYLLDRDKKHENSEELDKSEYTLIHTLDDFLPDN; from the coding sequence ATGGCAAAAAGTAAAGCAGTATTTTTTGATAGAGATGGTGTGATTAATATGGATTTATCTTATGTGTATAAAAAGGAAGATTTTAGATTCTATGATGATTTCTTTCCTTGTGTTACGCGTTTTAAAAAGCAAGGGTATAAGCTCGTTGTAGTTACAAATCAATCGGGAATTGAAAGGGGTTACTACACAATAAAAGATTTTTTATCATTAAGTGCTTATATGCAAGACTATATGCAAGAGCAAATGGGTTTTTGCTTTGATAGAATCTATTTTTGTCCGCTATTACATGATACGATAAGGCGAAAACCAGCAAATGGCATGATTATACAAGCTATGAATGATTTAGATTTAGACCTTAGTAAATCTTGTCTTGTTGGTGATAGATTAACTGATATTATGGCAGCTAAAAATGCAGGTATAACAAAACGCTACTTGCTAGATAGGGATAAAAAACATGAAAACTCAGAGGAATTAGATAAGAGTGAATATACACTCATTCATACACTTGATGATTTTCTTCCAGACAATTAG
- the ftsY gene encoding signal recognition particle-docking protein FtsY produces the protein MFSFFKKTSENIARFLGQKQQKIEKSMLEEILIESDINYEIIEKMLDNLDENVSRDALRVAIERFFRGESYYDKIRFQEIEENPIVYLVFGVNGAGKTTTIAKLAKRFKDNNKKVILGAGDTFRAAAIEQLQLWSEKIGVEIVTTKHAHDPSALAFDTISAAKARNMDYAIIDTAGRLPNQTNLKNELIKISKTCSKALENKPFHKILVLDGTQGSSSIEQARIFHEALGLDGIIIAKMDGTSKGGAILSIIHEFKLPILFLGVGEKADELIAFEEKDFINGLLDSIFEK, from the coding sequence ATGTTTTCATTTTTTAAGAAAACTTCAGAAAATATAGCACGATTTTTGGGACAAAAACAACAAAAGATAGAAAAAAGTATGCTAGAAGAGATTCTAATAGAATCAGATATTAACTACGAAATCATTGAAAAAATGTTAGATAATCTCGATGAAAATGTCAGTAGAGATGCCTTGCGTGTTGCTATTGAGAGATTTTTTCGCGGGGAAAGCTATTATGATAAGATTAGATTCCAAGAGATAGAAGAAAATCCTATCGTCTATCTTGTGTTCGGTGTAAATGGTGCAGGGAAAACCACGACAATAGCAAAACTTGCAAAAAGATTTAAGGATAATAACAAGAAGGTAATACTTGGTGCAGGAGATACATTTCGTGCGGCAGCCATCGAGCAGTTGCAGTTATGGAGTGAGAAAATCGGCGTAGAGATTGTTACCACAAAACACGCTCATGACCCAAGTGCGTTGGCATTTGATACGATTAGTGCCGCAAAAGCACGGAATATGGATTATGCTATTATCGATACAGCAGGGCGACTACCCAATCAAACAAATCTTAAAAATGAGCTTATAAAAATCTCAAAAACATGCAGCAAGGCTTTGGAAAACAAGCCTTTTCATAAGATTTTAGTGCTAGATGGCACACAAGGCAGCTCAAGTATAGAACAAGCTAGAATCTTCCATGAAGCCTTAGGACTTGATGGCATTATCATCGCAAAAATGGATGGCACAAGCAAGGGCGGTGCGATTTTAAGCATTATTCATGAGTTTAAACTGCCCATTCTATTTTTGGGTGTTGGTGAAAAGGCTGATGAACTTATTGCATTTGAAGAAAAAGATTTTATCAATGGACTTTTAGATTCTATTTTTGAGAAGTAG
- the luxS gene encoding S-ribosylhomocysteine lyase, with product MPLLDSFKVDHTIMPAPAVRLAKSMETPKGDKISVYDLRFCKPNIEILDEKGIHTLEHLFAGFMRDHLNGKNTEIIDISPMGCRTGFYMSVIGTPSEYEVKEAWEASMRDILRLTSEEQIPELNIYQCGTAKMHSLHNAQKIAQDMLDKGIGVMDTQKLLLKEFC from the coding sequence ATGCCATTACTTGATAGTTTTAAAGTCGATCATACGATTATGCCTGCCCCAGCTGTCCGTCTTGCAAAAAGCATGGAAACACCAAAAGGCGATAAGATTTCTGTATATGATTTGCGTTTTTGTAAGCCGAATATAGAGATATTAGATGAAAAAGGCATTCATACACTAGAGCATTTATTTGCAGGTTTTATGCGAGATCATCTCAATGGCAAAAATACAGAAATCATTGATATTTCTCCTATGGGTTGTAGGACTGGATTCTATATGAGCGTGATTGGCACACCTAGCGAATATGAGGTAAAAGAGGCGTGGGAAGCAAGTATGCGTGATATTTTGCGTTTAACAAGCGAGGAACAGATCCCAGAACTAAATATTTATCAATGCGGCACAGCAAAAATGCACTCTCTTCATAACGCACAAAAGATAGCACAAGATATGCTTGATAAGGGTATTGGCGTAATGGATACACAAAAACTTTTGTTGAAAGAATTTTGTTAG
- the queF gene encoding preQ(1) synthase translates to MAKQKQYDLKQLGKETTYTFSYDPNVLESVPNPHPQRDYFIKFNCPEFTSLCPITGQPDFATIYISYIADKLIVESKSLKLYLFSFRNHGGFHEDCVNTIADDLINLLSPRYLEVWGKFTPRGGLSIDPYVNYGKEKSVYAKMAKKRLWLHDLYPETITNR, encoded by the coding sequence ATGGCAAAGCAAAAACAATATGATTTAAAGCAATTAGGCAAAGAGACGACATATACTTTCAGCTATGATCCAAATGTCTTAGAATCTGTGCCAAACCCACATCCACAAAGGGATTATTTTATTAAGTTTAACTGCCCAGAATTTACTTCACTCTGCCCTATCACAGGACAACCGGACTTTGCTACCATATACATTAGCTATATAGCCGACAAACTTATTGTAGAATCAAAATCGCTTAAATTATATCTATTTAGCTTCCGCAATCATGGCGGCTTCCATGAAGATTGTGTAAATACAATCGCAGATGATTTAATCAATCTTTTATCGCCTAGATATCTTGAAGTTTGGGGTAAATTTACACCAAGAGGCGGCTTGAGTATAGACCCTTATGTAAATTATGGAAAAGAAAAAAGTGTGTATGCAAAAATGGCAAAAAAGCGTTTATGGTTGCATGATTTATATCCCGAAACAATTACAAATCGCTAG
- the tilS gene encoding tRNA lysidine(34) synthetase TilS yields MKHKDTHTLTISPHIYAILSNNKNLLAFSGGVDSTALFFVLMEHKIEFDIAIIDYGKRSQSKDEVLYAKSLAKQYKKQCYTLISESITKDFEHNARNIRYDFFHKLIITRDYHNLITAHHFDDRLEWFFMQLSCGAGLNTLLGFHDITERMIHNKVYYLVRPFITYTKQEILNYNHTNNIKYFIDTSNSDISYKRNLFRQQLSGLMNRDFVNGIKKSFVYLEKERARLYPHVMVCVDYNLFICKSHIHEIHTIDMLTKRLGYIMSGKQKDELQHTLLKNGACVMGGKIVIAKNESFIFVGIEIRWLIKAFLEKRREKYIQLPCNIKHLYNLIQKDSIKIPKQEREKYRIQNIPPKIRPLLYINSLDIWG; encoded by the coding sequence ATGAAACACAAAGATACACACACCCTTACAATTTCACCGCATATATATGCCATTTTAAGTAACAATAAAAACTTACTTGCTTTTTCTGGCGGGGTAGATTCTACTGCACTTTTTTTTGTGTTAATGGAGCATAAAATAGAGTTTGATATTGCAATCATTGATTATGGCAAAAGATCTCAAAGTAAAGATGAAGTGCTATATGCTAAAAGCCTTGCAAAGCAGTATAAAAAGCAATGCTATACACTCATTTCAGAATCTATTACAAAAGATTTTGAACATAATGCAAGAAACATTCGCTATGACTTTTTTCATAAGCTTATAATCACGCGTGATTATCATAATCTCATTACAGCACACCACTTTGATGATAGACTTGAGTGGTTTTTCATGCAGCTTTCATGTGGTGCTGGGCTAAACACATTGCTAGGTTTTCATGATATAACAGAACGCATGATACATAACAAAGTGTATTATCTTGTGCGACCATTTATCACTTACACAAAGCAAGAGATTCTAAACTACAATCACACAAATAATATTAAATACTTCATTGATACAAGCAATAGCGATATAAGCTATAAACGCAATCTATTTAGACAGCAGCTTTCTGGGCTAATGAATAGGGATTTTGTAAATGGTATCAAAAAAAGCTTTGTGTATTTAGAGAAAGAGAGGGCTAGGCTTTATCCGCATGTGATGGTATGTGTAGATTATAATCTTTTTATATGTAAAAGTCATATACACGAGATTCACACGATAGATATGCTTACAAAGCGACTTGGCTACATTATGAGTGGCAAACAAAAAGATGAGTTGCAACATACACTTTTAAAAAATGGGGCGTGTGTCATGGGTGGCAAAATTGTAATTGCAAAGAATGAATCTTTTATATTTGTAGGCATTGAGATTAGATGGCTTATAAAGGCATTTTTAGAGAAAAGAAGGGAAAAATATATACAACTACCTTGCAATATAAAGCATTTATATAATTTAATACAAAAAGATTCTATAAAGATTCCAAAACAAGAGAGAGAGAAATATAGAATCCAAAATATCCCCCCTAAGATACGCCCACTGCTTTATATAAACAGCCTTGATATTTGGGGGTAA
- the purH gene encoding bifunctional phosphoribosylaminoimidazolecarboxamide formyltransferase/IMP cyclohydrolase, translating to MTQKYALLSVSDKTDIIPFAKGLIELGYKILSTGGTLKVLQENGIESIEVSSYTQSEEMFDGRVKTLHPKIHGGILHRRDNKEDKLTAEKHGIFNISLVCVNLYPFKATIEKTDCFDTIIENIDIGGPSMIRAAAKNFQHVIVVVDSKDYSYILENLKSNNTLEFRRNLMIKAFSHTAEYDCMIANYMSSRFCDGFGDSVFITGKKVMDTNYGENPHQKGSLYEYNEFYSKHFKSLKGVASFNNLTDMNAAIKIASAFGDKDCVCVVKHGNPCGFSLKDNLIESYRHALQCDSVSAYGGVVAINGVLDVELSKEILKSYIEVVVASHVTPEALESFSHKKRIKIFTCSNAENSRLYFPRDTWDFKHIEGGFVYQNSDFITPNEVRDSKCVSKAKATQAQMLDLEIAYKVASLTKSNCVTYVKDGSLVAIGMGMTSRVDASHAAIKKAGEMGLDLKGCVLASEAFFPFKDSIELAASVGVSAVIEPGGSIRDDEVIQEADKHNIALYFSGKRHFLH from the coding sequence ATGACACAAAAATACGCACTTTTGAGTGTGAGTGATAAGACTGATATTATCCCTTTTGCTAAGGGGCTAATAGAGCTAGGCTATAAGATTCTAAGCACAGGTGGGACTCTAAAAGTCTTACAAGAAAATGGTATTGAATCTATTGAAGTGAGTAGCTATACACAGAGTGAGGAAATGTTTGATGGCAGAGTAAAGACACTGCACCCAAAGATTCATGGCGGAATACTGCATAGACGAGATAATAAAGAAGACAAACTAACCGCAGAAAAACATGGAATCTTTAATATATCCCTTGTATGTGTGAATCTCTATCCATTTAAAGCAACGATAGAAAAGACAGATTGCTTTGATACAATCATTGAGAATATAGACATTGGCGGTCCCAGCATGATACGCGCAGCAGCTAAGAACTTTCAGCATGTAATAGTCGTTGTAGATTCTAAGGATTATAGCTATATTTTAGAGAATCTAAAAAGTAATAATACGCTAGAGTTTCGCAGAAATTTAATGATAAAAGCCTTTAGTCATACCGCTGAGTATGACTGCATGATAGCAAACTATATGTCTAGTCGCTTTTGTGATGGCTTTGGAGATTCTGTATTTATCACTGGTAAAAAAGTCATGGATACGAACTACGGGGAGAATCCGCATCAAAAAGGCAGTCTCTATGAATACAATGAGTTTTACTCAAAGCATTTTAAAAGCTTAAAAGGCGTGGCAAGTTTTAATAATCTCACCGATATGAATGCGGCTATAAAAATCGCTAGTGCGTTTGGTGATAAAGATTGCGTATGTGTTGTAAAACATGGGAATCCTTGTGGTTTTAGTCTCAAAGACAATCTTATAGAATCTTATCGCCATGCCCTGCAATGTGATAGTGTGAGTGCGTATGGTGGTGTTGTAGCGATTAATGGTGTGCTAGATGTAGAGCTTTCTAAAGAGATTCTAAAAAGCTATATTGAAGTCGTTGTAGCAAGTCATGTAACCCCTGAAGCCTTAGAATCTTTTAGTCATAAAAAGCGGATTAAAATCTTTACTTGCAGTAATGCGGAGAATAGCCGCCTTTATTTTCCACGAGATACATGGGATTTTAAACATATTGAGGGTGGTTTTGTGTATCAAAATAGCGATTTTATCACACCAAATGAAGTGAGAGATTCTAAATGCGTGAGTAAAGCAAAGGCTACACAAGCCCAAATGCTTGATTTAGAAATCGCCTATAAAGTCGCAAGTCTTACAAAGTCAAACTGCGTAACTTATGTAAAAGATGGCAGCCTTGTCGCCATTGGCATGGGTATGACAAGCCGCGTTGATGCAAGTCATGCAGCCATTAAAAAGGCTGGAGAAATGGGGCTAGATTTAAAGGGCTGTGTGCTTGCAAGTGAAGCATTTTTCCCTTTTAAGGATAGCATAGAACTTGCCGCAAGTGTGGGAGTAAGTGCAGTTATTGAGCCGGGTGGAAGTATAAGAGATGATGAGGTGATACAAGAAGCAGATAAACATAATATCGCACTTTATTTTTCTGGCAAAAGACATTTTTTGCATTAG